The Methanothrix sp. genome includes a window with the following:
- a CDS encoding phosphoribosylanthranilate isomerase yields the protein MTRVKICGLTDEDELRCALKAGADAVGFIVEIERSRHRLSVDEARDLIEMVPPFTASVAVIEPDCVEDALRLAGCLESDALQIHGGISLEEIGEIRRRVPQRIIVAVPPGSERALEMSRVADAVLVDTPVSGGLGGSGRTHDWSVTARMRSMLRTPLILAGGLRPENIVDAIDAVKPYAVDVSSGVETNGRKDPAKIEEFVRRVRSCQ from the coding sequence ATGACCAGGGTCAAGATCTGCGGGCTCACGGATGAGGATGAGCTGAGATGCGCGCTGAAAGCAGGCGCAGATGCTGTCGGATTCATAGTGGAGATAGAGCGGTCGAGGCATCGCCTCTCTGTGGATGAGGCCAGGGATCTGATAGAGATGGTTCCGCCGTTCACAGCAAGTGTCGCTGTGATCGAGCCGGATTGCGTGGAGGATGCTCTCCGGCTCGCCGGATGTCTTGAGAGCGACGCGCTTCAGATCCATGGTGGCATCTCTCTGGAGGAGATCGGGGAGATCAGAAGACGTGTTCCTCAGAGGATAATCGTCGCAGTGCCTCCCGGATCCGAAAGAGCGTTGGAGATGAGCAGGGTTGCTGATGCTGTTCTCGTCGACACGCCAGTCTCCGGCGGTCTGGGAGGGTCCGGCAGGACGCACGACTGGTCTGTGACAGCGAGAATGAGATCGATGCTTCGCACTCCTCTGATACTGGCAGGCGGTCTGAGGCCGGAAAACATCGTTGACGCGATCGATGCGGTGAAACCGTATGCTGTTGATGTCTCCAGCGGCGTCGAGACGAATGGAAGAAAGGACCCGGCGAAGATCGAGGAGTTCGTGAGGAGGGTGAGATCCTGCCAGTGA
- the speA gene encoding biosynthetic arginine decarboxylase → MGAPRMWKVDDSIALYGIHGWGDGYFSVNEKGNVVVMPNKSSECCVDVMDIIRSLEASGENLPVLLRFPQIIEYRIWEIYRAFAGSISEFGYQGRYQPVFPMKVNQRKEVIEYILNYGREINIGLEIGTKAELLAALTLDLPEDSLLICNGYKDDDFLRLALMLSDRHRIIIVVDLFEEIFNILRLARSMGVRPLLGMRVKLFSKGSGRWAESGGESAKFGLSTIECLELLKILEENGLLDRLRMIHFHIGSQITDIHRIKHAMNEAARIYAKVRKVAEIEYFNVGGGLSVDYDGSKSSGPSSANYTLREYSNDIVYTLQKICEEEGVPSPTIVSESGRAIAAYHSFLVFKIIGKKNSKDGFVAFPLEGDPIQIEDLYFAFKNINLKNYKEYYHDALHYRDELLDSFNLGNIGLEERAKGEMLFWMVCQKAVSLARQAGDNSEEFRELKKLVGQKYIGNFSLFQSVPDMWGVGQIFPIMPLHRLREVPSESGTIADITCDSDGEIKSFAGGKEAIELHKLSRGEDYYMGIFLLGAYQDTLGDFHNLLGCVTEIHVLVDGSSWKICRRIPGDTCEKLLRFFNYDTDAYIKRLSERCAADPRLEAVLEEIRSALRTTTYFNSPCLASEAKGDDKHGSEGRAALRVIETGRI, encoded by the coding sequence ATGGGGGCTCCGCGGATGTGGAAGGTTGACGACTCCATCGCCCTCTATGGGATTCACGGCTGGGGCGATGGCTACTTCTCGGTCAATGAGAAGGGCAACGTCGTCGTGATGCCGAACAAGAGCAGCGAATGCTGTGTCGATGTGATGGACATTATCAGGAGCCTGGAGGCGTCCGGAGAGAACCTGCCGGTGCTTCTCAGATTTCCCCAGATAATCGAGTACAGGATCTGGGAGATATACAGAGCATTTGCCGGATCCATATCAGAGTTCGGCTACCAGGGAAGGTATCAGCCGGTATTCCCCATGAAGGTGAACCAGAGGAAGGAGGTCATAGAGTACATCCTGAATTACGGCAGGGAGATCAACATCGGACTGGAGATAGGCACAAAGGCGGAGCTGCTCGCCGCGCTGACGCTCGATCTTCCTGAGGACTCACTGCTCATCTGCAATGGATACAAGGATGATGATTTCCTCCGCCTTGCCCTGATGTTATCGGACAGGCACAGGATAATAATAGTCGTGGACCTCTTCGAGGAGATCTTCAACATACTGAGACTGGCCAGGAGCATGGGGGTGAGGCCTCTCCTCGGCATGAGGGTCAAGCTCTTCTCGAAGGGGAGCGGCAGATGGGCCGAGTCCGGCGGTGAGTCGGCCAAGTTCGGACTCTCGACCATCGAGTGCCTGGAGCTGCTGAAGATCCTGGAGGAGAACGGACTGCTCGATCGCCTCAGGATGATACACTTCCACATCGGATCTCAGATCACCGATATACACAGAATAAAGCACGCGATGAACGAGGCCGCCAGGATCTACGCGAAGGTGAGAAAGGTCGCGGAGATAGAGTACTTCAACGTGGGAGGCGGCCTGAGTGTAGACTACGATGGCTCGAAGAGCTCCGGGCCCTCGAGCGCGAACTACACTCTCCGGGAGTACAGCAACGACATTGTTTACACGCTCCAGAAGATATGCGAGGAGGAGGGCGTGCCGTCACCCACAATAGTCTCGGAGAGCGGCAGGGCGATAGCTGCATACCACTCATTCCTGGTCTTCAAGATAATCGGCAAGAAGAACTCCAAGGATGGGTTCGTGGCGTTCCCGCTTGAGGGGGATCCCATACAGATAGAGGATCTCTACTTTGCCTTCAAGAACATCAACCTCAAGAACTACAAGGAGTACTACCACGATGCACTCCATTACAGAGATGAGCTTCTCGACTCGTTCAACCTGGGCAATATCGGGCTTGAGGAACGCGCGAAGGGGGAGATGCTCTTCTGGATGGTCTGCCAGAAGGCCGTGAGCCTGGCAAGACAGGCTGGCGACAACTCCGAGGAGTTCAGGGAGCTGAAGAAGCTGGTTGGGCAGAAGTACATAGGGAACTTCTCGCTCTTCCAGTCGGTGCCGGACATGTGGGGTGTGGGCCAGATCTTCCCGATCATGCCCCTCCACAGGCTCAGGGAGGTGCCATCAGAATCCGGGACCATAGCGGACATAACATGTGATTCGGATGGCGAGATAAAGAGCTTCGCGGGTGGGAAGGAGGCCATAGAGCTACACAAGCTCAGCAGGGGCGAGGACTACTACATGGGCATATTCCTTCTGGGAGCCTACCAGGACACGCTCGGGGACTTCCACAACCTCCTCGGCTGCGTTACAGAGATCCATGTGCTTGTTGATGGGAGCAGCTGGAAGATATGCAGACGCATACCTGGAGATACATGCGAGAAGCTACTTAGGTTCTTCAACTACGACACAGATGCATACATCAAGCGGCTCAGCGAGAGATGTGCGGCGGACCCGCGGCTGGAGGCGGTGCTTGAGGAGATCAGGAGTGCGCTCAGGACGACCACATACTTCAACTCCCCATGCCTGGCCTCCGAGGCAAAGGGGGATGACAAGCATGGGTCAGAGGGCAGGGCAGCTCTCAGGGTTATTGAGACCGGTCGCATCTGA
- a CDS encoding YgiQ family radical SAM protein produces the protein MPEQPVYLPISRKEMKELGEDQLDVIVVTGDAYVDHPSFGAALIGRVLWDHGFTVGIIPQPDWRRADDFKRLGEPRLFFGVTAGNVDSMVNAFTPNLKRRSSDVYSPGGEIRRPDRATLVYADRLHSIFPRKPIVLGGIEASLRRFAHYDYWSDSVRRSILADAPADLLIFGMGELAVVEVASRLNNGEKIDEIRDVKGTVFRISVKEWKSSRHEEYTVIPSFDEVSSDKRKYAEAFRLHYMEQDPFRGRAVVQPHPKTVIVQNPPARPLKTEELDRIYELPYSRREHPLYRKPVPALESVRFSITSHRGCFGSCSFCALTHHQGRIVQSRSIESILKEARRLVEMPGFRGVIQDVGGPTADMYGMVCALWERGGCGRICTPECDNIEISHRRYLELLRRLKEIPGVRHVFVSSGIRHDLVVRDEKYGDLFLEELCREHISGHLKIAPEHVSKSVTRCMRKPPVEVLDAFMKRFQHSVSRSGMEEYVVPYLMSGHPGCTVRDMIELAEYLRDHHMRVEQVQDFTPTPMTVSTAMYHTGLDPFTMEPVHIPRGREKRIQRALLQYWLPENRKLVREGLISAGRADLIGDGPRCLIPSNP, from the coding sequence ATGCCGGAGCAGCCAGTTTACCTGCCGATCTCCAGGAAGGAGATGAAGGAGCTTGGTGAAGATCAGCTCGATGTGATTGTTGTCACGGGCGATGCATATGTGGATCATCCATCCTTCGGAGCAGCTCTCATCGGCAGGGTTCTGTGGGATCACGGTTTCACGGTGGGCATCATCCCGCAGCCCGACTGGAGGAGGGCAGATGATTTCAAGCGCCTCGGAGAGCCGAGGCTCTTCTTCGGAGTGACCGCTGGAAACGTTGACTCGATGGTCAATGCCTTCACTCCAAATCTGAAGAGGAGAAGCAGCGACGTGTACTCTCCGGGGGGAGAGATCAGGAGGCCGGATCGAGCGACTCTGGTTTACGCTGACAGGCTTCACTCGATATTCCCTCGGAAACCGATAGTGCTCGGCGGCATCGAGGCCAGCCTCCGGAGGTTTGCGCATTACGACTACTGGTCGGACTCTGTGAGGAGATCTATCCTCGCAGACGCGCCCGCAGATCTCCTCATCTTCGGTATGGGAGAGCTGGCCGTGGTGGAGGTGGCATCTAGGCTGAATAATGGGGAGAAGATCGACGAGATCAGAGATGTTAAGGGCACGGTCTTCAGGATTAGCGTTAAGGAGTGGAAGAGCTCCAGGCATGAGGAGTACACGGTTATACCGTCTTTTGATGAGGTCTCCTCTGACAAGAGAAAGTACGCAGAGGCGTTCAGGCTCCACTACATGGAGCAGGATCCGTTCAGGGGCAGAGCCGTTGTGCAGCCCCACCCAAAGACGGTCATAGTCCAGAACCCGCCCGCGAGGCCGTTAAAAACAGAGGAGCTCGACAGGATATACGAGCTGCCATACAGCAGAAGGGAGCATCCTTTATACAGAAAACCCGTGCCGGCGCTGGAGAGCGTCAGGTTCTCCATAACAAGCCACAGAGGGTGCTTTGGCTCCTGCAGCTTCTGCGCGCTGACACACCATCAGGGGCGCATTGTGCAGTCCAGGAGCATAGAATCGATCCTCAAGGAGGCGCGGCGGCTGGTTGAGATGCCCGGATTCAGGGGGGTGATACAGGATGTGGGGGGACCGACAGCCGACATGTACGGCATGGTTTGTGCCCTGTGGGAGCGGGGAGGGTGCGGAAGAATATGCACGCCAGAGTGCGATAATATCGAGATATCCCACAGAAGATACCTTGAACTGCTGCGAAGGCTAAAGGAGATACCTGGCGTCAGGCATGTCTTCGTCAGCTCTGGAATACGCCACGATCTTGTTGTGAGAGATGAGAAGTATGGAGATCTATTTCTGGAGGAGCTCTGCCGCGAGCACATATCAGGCCACCTGAAGATCGCGCCTGAGCACGTATCGAAGAGCGTGACGAGATGCATGCGCAAGCCTCCTGTCGAGGTCCTGGATGCATTCATGAAGCGATTCCAGCATTCGGTGAGCAGATCCGGAATGGAGGAGTACGTGGTGCCGTACCTTATGTCAGGCCATCCCGGATGCACTGTGAGGGACATGATCGAGCTGGCGGAGTACCTGCGCGACCATCACATGAGGGTTGAGCAGGTCCAGGACTTCACGCCCACGCCGATGACTGTCTCCACAGCGATGTATCACACAGGGCTCGATCCCTTCACAATGGAGCCTGTCCACATCCCCAGAGGCAGAGAGAAGAGGATCCAGAGGGCCCTGCTCCAGTACTGGCTTCCAGAGAACCGCAAGCTCGTAAGGGAGGGGTTGATCTCTGCGGGCAGAGCCGATCTGATCGGTGATGGGCCGAGATGCCTGATACCTTCTAACCCTTAG
- the trpD gene encoding anthranilate phosphoribosyltransferase produces MILLNYLTRLIEGQNLTMEESGSLLSAFFDGATDAQIASALTALRMKGETAEELAGMAKRMRESAIRIQPKVSGTLVDTCGTGGDSMNTINVSTAAAIVAAACGVPIAKHGNYAVSSRCGSANVLEALGVNISSPPEVVESIIESVGMGFMLAPLFHPAMKRVAHIRREMGIRTVFNILGPLTNPAGAEAQVVGVYSPALCEKIANVLKLLGTRRAMVVHGSGLDEISNTGTTFVSELCEGAVRNYVIDPRDLGYPLADLKDIAGGTPEENAERLVRVLKGEKSRARDLVAMNAGAAVYISGMASTLREGCAIAECAISSGSALEALKTLVEENGDPARLRRFL; encoded by the coding sequence GTGATCCTGTTGAACTATCTGACGAGGCTGATTGAGGGGCAGAATCTCACCATGGAGGAGTCTGGGTCTCTCCTGAGCGCGTTTTTCGATGGCGCCACGGACGCACAGATCGCCTCGGCTCTCACGGCTCTCAGGATGAAGGGCGAGACCGCCGAGGAGCTCGCTGGCATGGCGAAGAGGATGCGCGAGTCCGCGATTCGAATACAACCCAAAGTCTCTGGGACGCTGGTTGATACATGCGGGACAGGCGGGGACAGCATGAACACGATAAATGTGAGCACAGCGGCCGCGATAGTTGCAGCCGCATGCGGCGTGCCGATCGCGAAGCACGGCAACTACGCTGTGAGCTCGCGATGTGGAAGCGCCAACGTCCTCGAGGCTCTGGGTGTCAACATCTCCTCCCCTCCGGAGGTGGTGGAGAGCATCATAGAGTCTGTCGGGATGGGATTCATGCTCGCCCCGCTCTTCCATCCAGCGATGAAGCGTGTCGCGCACATCAGAAGGGAGATGGGGATCAGGACTGTTTTCAACATTCTGGGGCCCCTCACAAACCCGGCTGGAGCAGAGGCTCAGGTCGTGGGAGTCTACTCTCCAGCGCTCTGCGAGAAGATCGCAAACGTCCTGAAACTCCTCGGAACGAGACGGGCAATGGTTGTGCACGGCAGCGGTCTCGATGAGATATCCAACACTGGCACCACCTTCGTCTCAGAGCTCTGCGAGGGGGCTGTGAGAAACTATGTTATAGATCCCAGGGATCTCGGATACCCGCTTGCAGACCTGAAGGATATCGCCGGAGGGACTCCTGAGGAGAATGCAGAGCGTCTTGTGAGGGTGCTCAAGGGCGAGAAGAGCAGAGCGAGGGATCTGGTGGCGATGAATGCAGGCGCAGCTGTGTACATCTCAGGAATGGCATCCACCCTCAGAGAGGGGTGTGCGATTGCAGAGTGCGCCATAAGCTCCGGGAGCGCGCTGGAGGCCCTGAAGACCCTGGTCGAGGAGAATGGGGATCCTGCAAGGCTCAGGAGATTCCTGTGA